A section of the Arcobacter roscoffensis genome encodes:
- a CDS encoding alanine/glycine:cation symporter family protein translates to MLAEINDFLNNLIWGNILIYLLPALGIFFTVASRFVQFRYFFKMFRVLRDTVHDKEGHISSFQALMLSVAGRVGGGNIAGVAVAITLGGPGAVFWMWIIGLIGMSTSFFECSLAQLYKEKDGEDSGVYRGGPAYYVTKALGQKWLGVIISILLMITFGFAFNATQSFIISTSFESSFDIPTWITGAVITVIFAAAIFGGIKRITKFSEVIVPVMAVGYLLIAIVVIALNLEKIPDLITMIVTEAFNPSSAIGGGIGAVILQGAKRGMFSNEAGLGSAPNVAAVAYVAHPVQQGIVQSFSVFIDTIILCSCTAFIILLSGVYVPGQEGVQGVLLTQNALVEHIGPFGGYFVTVALFLFGLSSMLYNYYLAENSVNFFSKGNTTLFNGFRVLCVALIVWGSFQDLGSIFSFADLSMGLLAVINLVVLAILYKPVLKLIKGYDRQLKEGRKPVLRYNDYQEFKIDKDTWKEIVDNINDKKA, encoded by the coding sequence ATGTTAGCTGAAATTAATGACTTTTTAAATAACTTAATCTGGGGAAATATTTTAATATATTTACTTCCTGCTTTAGGTATATTTTTTACGGTTGCGTCAAGATTTGTACAGTTTAGATATTTCTTTAAAATGTTTAGAGTTTTAAGAGATACTGTACATGATAAAGAAGGACATATTAGTTCTTTCCAAGCTTTAATGCTTAGTGTTGCAGGTCGTGTTGGTGGTGGAAACATTGCTGGTGTTGCTGTTGCTATTACTCTTGGAGGTCCAGGTGCTGTGTTCTGGATGTGGATTATTGGTCTTATTGGTATGAGTACAAGTTTCTTTGAGTGTTCTTTAGCTCAATTATATAAAGAAAAAGATGGTGAAGATTCAGGTGTATATAGAGGTGGTCCTGCTTACTATGTTACAAAAGCACTAGGACAAAAATGGTTAGGTGTAATTATTTCTATTCTTTTAATGATTACTTTTGGTTTTGCGTTTAATGCAACTCAATCATTTATTATCTCAACTTCTTTTGAATCATCATTTGATATTCCTACTTGGATTACAGGGGCAGTTATTACTGTGATTTTTGCAGCTGCAATTTTTGGTGGTATTAAAAGAATTACTAAATTCTCAGAAGTAATCGTTCCTGTAATGGCAGTTGGATATTTACTTATTGCTATTGTGGTTATTGCTTTAAACTTAGAAAAAATCCCAGATTTAATTACTATGATTGTAACAGAAGCTTTCAATCCTTCATCTGCTATTGGTGGTGGTATTGGTGCTGTTATACTTCAAGGTGCAAAAAGAGGTATGTTCTCAAATGAAGCTGGACTTGGTTCTGCTCCGAATGTTGCAGCAGTTGCTTATGTTGCTCACCCAGTACAACAAGGTATTGTTCAATCATTCTCTGTATTTATTGATACAATTATTCTTTGTTCTTGTACGGCGTTTATTATTCTTTTATCTGGTGTTTATGTTCCAGGTCAAGAAGGTGTTCAAGGTGTATTATTAACTCAAAATGCTTTAGTTGAACATATTGGACCATTTGGTGGATATTTTGTAACTGTTGCATTATTTTTATTTGGTTTATCTTCAATGTTGTATAACTATTATCTTGCAGAAAATAGTGTAAACTTCTTCTCAAAAGGTAATACAACATTATTCAATGGATTTAGAGTTTTATGTGTTGCTTTAATTGTATGGGGATCATTCCAAGACCTAGGGTCTATATTCTCATTTGCTGATTTATCAATGGGATTATTAGCTGTAATTAACTTAGTTGTACTTGCAATTTTATACAAGCCAGTTCTTAAACTTATTAAAGGTTACGATAGACAATTAAAAGAGGGTAGAAAACCTGTTTTAAGATACAATGACTATCAAGAATTTAAAATTGATAAAGATACATGGAAAGAAATTGTTGATAATATCAATGATAAAAAAGCTTAA
- a CDS encoding response regulator transcription factor encodes MDKILLEELKNIPILCVEDEDGIRQIVVETLKYYFDEVYEARSGEEAFEIYEDYKPKIILSDIQMKDGDGIEFVKKVRKEDTNTFIIMLTAYSNEEYLVDLINLNINHFILKPLNLKKLNEVLLKYINLKAKPITLCKDLVLDLQKRELIYKNEETIFLRKREKDFLQILFEKKDSILTYEEIELELWHDKHMTSHALKSFIKDLRHKLPINVIKNVPQEGYTLAKF; translated from the coding sequence ATGGATAAAATTTTATTAGAAGAATTAAAAAATATACCAATTTTATGTGTTGAAGATGAAGATGGTATTAGACAAATAGTTGTTGAAACTTTAAAATACTATTTTGATGAAGTTTATGAAGCACGAAGTGGAGAAGAGGCTTTTGAAATTTATGAAGATTATAAGCCAAAAATTATTCTTTCAGATATTCAAATGAAAGATGGTGATGGAATAGAATTTGTAAAGAAAGTTAGGAAAGAGGATACAAACACTTTTATTATAATGCTTACTGCTTACTCAAATGAAGAGTATTTAGTGGATTTAATAAATTTAAATATTAATCACTTTATTTTAAAGCCTTTAAATCTTAAAAAGCTAAATGAAGTTTTACTTAAATATATAAACTTAAAAGCAAAACCTATTACTTTATGTAAGGATTTAGTTTTAGATTTACAAAAAAGGGAGCTTATTTATAAAAATGAAGAAACAATCTTTTTGAGAAAAAGAGAGAAAGACTTCTTACAAATACTTTTTGAAAAAAAAGATTCTATTTTAACTTATGAAGAAATTGAATTAGAGCTTTGGCATGATAAGCATATGACTTCCCATGCTTTAAAATCTTTTATTAAAGATTTAAGACACAAACTACCTATAAATGTAATAAAAAATGTTCCTCAAGAGGGATATACTTTAGCTAAGTTTTAA
- a CDS encoding mechanosensitive ion channel domain-containing protein, which yields MRSLLVIFSLALFLNSAQIDNSLFENKNNPKFYEDLEKKIEESSKKQEFSQEIINTQKVNLKRLRELISKDINIEKFDNSYFANKDINIDTYFEATLTLAKTQIKIDTQNSLLGDVQNKLIFLKKSIEDIIEQDKQNLLTYQLQYAYYRTQKSNIEQRVKELKKIEDRYEKSLFEFISKIKSFDINKLVKDLEDINKKIKKLIEDKTAYEIELEKENIEENSKNILLFANKIEAKNVQIQEQIQKSLDILFKQSIFFIKNQNEKELIKVYTLKENLFSELLLKDKKQYEKVDEFIKSLAKKHLGNTKLFLSNSIYQSQDILKQIWGYITSPIFVYNEQAITLFSLIKAILLIVFGFVIGVIYKKWLANIAKKWPNMSQMSLKLSSNVGFYIIVIITFMIAMSSLGIDMSSISLIAGALSIGIGFGLQTVVSNLIAGVILMFERTIRIGDIIEINDLLKGTVTDIRIRSTTIKTFDNIDIVVPNSSFIQNNVINWTLEDPSRRLHIPFGVAYGTKIEKVKEVVLEELENSDLKYVKNNDDKKPEIRLENMNTSSVDLELLVWIKANDKLQPNSLRSDFLILIYNALYKHDIEIPFPQLDLHIKKEKNQAV from the coding sequence ATGAGAAGTTTATTAGTGATTTTTTCACTAGCACTTTTTTTAAATTCAGCTCAAATAGACAATAGTTTATTTGAAAATAAAAACAATCCTAAATTCTATGAAGACTTAGAAAAAAAGATTGAAGAATCATCAAAAAAACAAGAGTTTTCACAAGAAATAATCAATACTCAAAAAGTTAATTTAAAAAGACTAAGAGAGCTTATTTCTAAAGATATAAATATAGAAAAATTTGACAATTCATATTTTGCAAATAAAGATATAAATATTGATACATATTTTGAAGCTACTTTAACTTTAGCCAAAACACAAATAAAAATAGATACTCAAAATAGTTTATTAGGTGATGTACAAAATAAATTAATATTTTTAAAGAAAAGTATTGAAGATATTATCGAACAAGATAAACAAAACCTTTTAACATATCAATTGCAATATGCTTATTACAGAACTCAAAAAAGCAATATTGAACAAAGAGTTAAAGAGTTAAAAAAGATTGAAGATAGATATGAAAAGTCTCTTTTTGAATTTATCTCAAAAATCAAAAGTTTTGATATAAATAAATTAGTAAAAGATTTAGAAGATATAAACAAAAAAATCAAAAAACTAATTGAAGATAAAACAGCCTATGAAATAGAACTAGAAAAAGAGAATATTGAAGAAAATAGTAAAAATATTTTGTTGTTTGCAAATAAAATTGAAGCAAAAAATGTTCAGATTCAAGAGCAAATTCAAAAAAGCTTAGATATTCTTTTCAAACAAAGTATATTTTTTATAAAAAATCAAAATGAAAAAGAGTTAATAAAGGTATATACATTAAAAGAAAATCTTTTTAGTGAGCTATTATTAAAAGATAAAAAACAGTATGAAAAAGTAGATGAGTTTATAAAAAGTTTAGCAAAAAAACATCTTGGAAATACTAAACTTTTTTTAAGTAACTCAATATATCAAAGTCAAGATATTTTAAAACAAATTTGGGGATATATAACATCACCAATTTTTGTTTACAATGAACAAGCAATAACACTATTTAGTTTAATAAAAGCTATTTTACTAATAGTATTTGGTTTTGTAATTGGAGTTATTTATAAAAAATGGCTTGCAAATATTGCTAAAAAGTGGCCAAATATGAGCCAAATGTCTCTAAAACTTTCATCAAATGTAGGTTTTTATATTATTGTAATAATTACATTTATGATTGCGATGAGTAGCTTAGGAATAGATATGTCATCTATTTCATTAATTGCTGGGGCATTATCTATTGGTATTGGTTTTGGTTTACAGACAGTTGTTTCAAACTTAATTGCTGGTGTAATTTTAATGTTTGAAAGAACTATTAGAATTGGTGATATTATAGAAATAAATGATTTATTAAAAGGAACAGTTACAGATATTAGAATTAGGTCAACGACTATTAAAACTTTTGATAATATTGATATTGTAGTGCCAAATTCATCTTTTATTCAAAACAATGTAATCAACTGGACACTAGAAGACCCATCAAGAAGACTTCATATTCCTTTTGGAGTTGCGTATGGTACAAAAATTGAAAAAGTAAAAGAAGTTGTTTTAGAAGAATTAGAAAATAGTGATTTAAAATATGTAAAAAATAATGACGATAAGAAACCTGAAATTAGACTTGAAAATATGAATACAAGTAGCGTTGATTTAGAGCTTTTAGTTTGGATAAAAGCAAATGATAAACTTCAACCAAACTCGTTAAGATCTGATTTTTTAATTTTAATTTATAATGCTTTATACAAACACGATATTGAGATACCATTTCCTCAACTTGATTTACATATCAAAAAAGAGAAGAATCAAGCAGTTTAA
- a CDS encoding succinylglutamate desuccinylase/aspartoacylase family protein — protein MEKSKAFILGGIEILRGETKRVNIKLPKLYNTPANLPVYVFRGKKDGPCVFVSASIHGDELNGIEIIRRVKKLNILKKLKGTLILIPIVNIYGIMTLSRYTPDRRDLNRSFPGSQKGSLASRVAKIFFDEIVSICDLGIDLHTASIHKSNLPQIRANLNDEFSYNLAKAFQAPVVLHSSLRDGSLRAQSQEKGIPVLLYEAGEALRFDETCIRIGVKGIINILREIDMLPKNTKRKTRRLPIVTRSSNWIRACESGILRTIKALGDTVKTDEIIAYIDDPLEDISYAIKATFDGVIIGKSEIPLVHEGDAIFHIGRFKNLETAEDKIEYFSEDAIETSEFYELNTEDSIE, from the coding sequence ATGGAAAAATCTAAAGCTTTTATTTTAGGTGGTATTGAAATTTTAAGAGGTGAAACAAAAAGAGTAAATATTAAGCTTCCCAAACTTTACAATACACCTGCAAACCTCCCTGTATATGTTTTTAGAGGGAAAAAAGATGGCCCTTGTGTTTTTGTAAGTGCTTCTATTCATGGAGATGAATTAAATGGTATTGAAATTATTAGAAGAGTAAAAAAACTAAATATTTTAAAAAAACTAAAAGGTACTTTGATTTTAATTCCTATTGTAAATATCTATGGAATCATGACTCTATCAAGATATACACCTGATAGAAGAGATTTAAATAGAAGTTTTCCAGGTTCACAAAAAGGCTCACTAGCAAGTAGAGTTGCAAAGATATTTTTTGATGAGATTGTAAGTATTTGCGATTTAGGAATTGATTTACATACAGCCTCTATTCACAAATCAAACCTACCACAAATTAGAGCAAATTTAAATGATGAATTTTCATATAATCTTGCAAAAGCCTTTCAAGCTCCTGTGGTTTTACACTCTTCTTTAAGAGATGGTTCATTAAGAGCTCAATCACAAGAAAAAGGTATTCCTGTACTTTTGTATGAAGCAGGTGAAGCTTTAAGATTTGATGAAACTTGTATTAGAATTGGAGTGAAAGGCATAATAAATATTTTAAGAGAAATTGATATGCTTCCTAAAAATACAAAAAGAAAAACTAGAAGACTTCCTATTGTTACAAGAAGTAGTAACTGGATAAGAGCTTGTGAAAGTGGTATTTTAAGAACTATAAAAGCTTTAGGAGATACCGTAAAAACAGATGAAATCATAGCTTATATTGATGATCCATTAGAGGATATTTCATATGCTATAAAAGCAACTTTTGACGGTGTGATTATAGGTAAGTCTGAAATACCTTTAGTTCATGAAGGAGATGCAATTTTTCATATAGGAAGATTTAAAAATCTTGAAACGGCTGAAGACAAAATAGAATATTTTAGTGAAGACGCCATAGAAACAAGCGAGTTTTATGAACTAAACACAGAGGATTCTATAGAATAA
- a CDS encoding sensor histidine kinase encodes MFNKEGIPFFTVIIPFLSILFVAFFSTSYYLKLTNEAFEEDIKEFNQLYILKSNNQKNINILIKQKTQVHKQRQEKFKEFMIYLTGSIVVFMALFSLLMSSIIDDVVKKYKQQVQNKEGKLQRLNKSLEYKVQKGIQEAKRKDKAILQQSKLARMGSMISMIAHQWRQPLTELSGVLMELETATRFKKVNDEHILSSIERCDGMIEFMSNTIDDFRNFYRPDKKKEDFYVLDSCQKAIGLVNASLKESSIDLILNIKKDKLIHGYPTEFSQVILNLITNARDVLLEKNIQEPRIELSIETMGVLCIVKVKDNAGGIKKENLDLIFDPYFSTKDEKSGTGLGLYISKLIIENNMGGELSVKNDKDGAVFKIVITGWNNG; translated from the coding sequence ATGTTTAATAAAGAGGGAATTCCTTTTTTTACTGTTATTATTCCTTTTTTAAGTATATTGTTTGTGGCTTTTTTTTCTACTTCTTATTATCTTAAGCTTACAAATGAGGCTTTTGAAGAAGATATAAAAGAGTTTAATCAATTATATATTTTAAAAAGTAATAATCAAAAAAATATAAATATTTTAATAAAACAAAAAACACAAGTTCATAAACAAAGACAAGAGAAGTTTAAAGAGTTTATGATTTATCTTACAGGCTCAATTGTAGTTTTCATGGCACTTTTTTCACTTCTTATGAGTTCAATAATAGATGATGTTGTAAAAAAATATAAGCAACAAGTACAAAATAAAGAAGGGAAACTTCAAAGATTAAATAAGAGTTTAGAGTACAAAGTTCAAAAAGGTATACAAGAAGCTAAAAGAAAAGATAAAGCTATCTTACAACAATCAAAGTTAGCTAGAATGGGTTCTATGATAAGTATGATTGCACACCAATGGAGACAACCTTTAACTGAACTTTCAGGTGTTTTAATGGAGCTTGAAACAGCAACTAGATTTAAGAAAGTGAATGATGAACATATTTTAAGTTCAATTGAGCGATGTGATGGAATGATTGAATTTATGTCAAATACCATTGATGATTTTAGAAATTTTTATAGACCAGATAAGAAAAAAGAAGATTTTTATGTATTAGATTCTTGTCAAAAAGCTATAGGTTTAGTAAATGCTTCTTTGAAAGAGTCTAGTATTGATTTGATTTTAAATATTAAAAAAGACAAATTAATTCATGGTTATCCCACTGAATTTTCTCAAGTGATTTTGAATTTAATTACTAATGCAAGAGATGTTTTATTGGAAAAAAATATTCAAGAACCTAGAATTGAACTTAGTATAGAAACTATGGGTGTTTTATGTATTGTGAAGGTAAAAGATAATGCTGGAGGAATAAAAAAAGAAAACCTCGACTTAATATTTGATCCTTATTTTAGTACAAAAGATGAGAAAAGTGGAACTGGATTAGGTCTTTATATTTCAAAACTTATTATTGAAAATAATATGGGTGGTGAGCTTAGTGTAAAAAATGATAAAGATGGTGCAGTTTTTAAAATAGTTATAACAGGATGGAACAATGGATAA
- a CDS encoding zinc transporter ZntB gives MEEKKGLIYAYLLDKQGGAREISLEDYTNRKEDELIWLHFNYTNDESINWLENESGLDEVVINALLTPETRPRTVFLEDSILIALRGINFNINSEPEDMVSLRVFINENTIITSKKRNMLSVSEIAKELQSKKGVKSSSEFLITLTDKITSKMQETIDDLEENSLDLEENILSDENVNIKTEISSFRKELLSLKRYLYPQKDALNKLCFNSISWLSDYDKIKLKEVTDHLIRYIEEIETLKDKLSLIQEEFTNKISEQMNQRVYILSIVSAIFLPLGFFTGLFGINVGGIPGVEDKNAFNIFLVALVILLIIQLIIFKKKKWI, from the coding sequence ATGGAAGAAAAAAAAGGACTAATCTATGCTTATCTTTTAGATAAGCAAGGTGGTGCAAGAGAAATAAGTCTTGAAGATTATACAAATAGAAAAGAAGATGAGCTAATCTGGTTGCATTTTAATTATACAAATGATGAAAGTATAAATTGGCTAGAAAATGAAAGTGGCTTGGATGAAGTTGTTATAAATGCTTTATTAACTCCTGAGACTAGACCTAGAACAGTTTTTTTAGAAGATTCTATTTTGATAGCTTTAAGAGGAATAAATTTTAATATAAACAGTGAACCTGAAGATATGGTTTCTCTTAGAGTATTTATAAATGAAAATACAATTATTACAAGTAAAAAAAGAAATATGCTTTCAGTTAGTGAAATAGCAAAAGAGTTACAGTCAAAAAAAGGAGTAAAAAGTTCATCTGAATTTTTAATAACTCTTACAGATAAAATCACTTCTAAAATGCAAGAGACTATTGATGACTTAGAAGAGAATAGTCTAGATTTAGAAGAGAATATTTTAAGTGATGAGAATGTAAATATAAAAACAGAAATTTCATCTTTTAGAAAAGAACTGCTATCTTTGAAAAGATATTTATACCCTCAAAAAGATGCTTTAAATAAACTATGTTTTAACTCTATTTCATGGCTTAGTGATTATGATAAAATCAAATTAAAAGAAGTAACTGATCATCTAATAAGATATATTGAAGAGATTGAAACACTAAAAGATAAACTTAGTTTAATTCAAGAAGAGTTTACAAATAAAATAAGTGAACAAATGAATCAAAGGGTTTATATCTTATCTATTGTTTCAGCAATCTTTTTGCCCCTTGGTTTTTTTACTGGATTATTTGGTATAAACGTAGGTGGAATTCCAGGAGTTGAGGATAAAAATGCTTTTAATATTTTTCTTGTAGCTTTAGTTATACTTTTGATAATACAACTTATAATTTTTAAAAAGAAAAAATGGATTTAA
- a CDS encoding sodium-dependent tyrosine transporter: protein MFFQLNDRVFINLNKISRTKIDHVEDGIRVRFYEGKDQIAKSQKFDDVKSAQKWLKKALNIKK, encoded by the coding sequence ATGTTTTTTCAATTAAATGATAGAGTTTTTATCAATTTAAATAAAATTAGTAGAACAAAAATTGACCATGTAGAAGATGGAATTAGAGTTAGATTTTATGAAGGTAAAGATCAAATTGCAAAGTCACAAAAATTTGATGATGTAAAATCAGCACAAAAGTGGCTAAAAAAAGCCCTAAACATCAAAAAATAG
- a CDS encoding ester cyclase — MKNLTNKDLVKLYYEELWNKKNKEFIDILFHDNISFHGSLGLETNGKKEFEEYMNTIHTGIPSLFHSIIDMVVDNNSIAVRALYTGKHTGKLFEYEASNNRILYNGATFFKFDENKIKSIWVLGDLNTLVKQLKA; from the coding sequence ATGAAGAATTTAACAAATAAAGATTTAGTAAAACTATATTATGAAGAACTATGGAATAAAAAAAATAAAGAGTTTATAGATATTTTATTTCATGACAACATCTCTTTTCATGGTTCACTAGGACTAGAAACAAATGGCAAAAAAGAGTTTGAAGAGTATATGAATACAATTCATACTGGTATTCCATCACTGTTTCATAGTATAATAGATATGGTAGTTGATAACAATAGTATTGCGGTAAGAGCATTATATACAGGTAAGCATACAGGAAAACTTTTTGAGTATGAAGCATCTAATAATAGAATTTTATATAACGGTGCTACATTTTTCAAATTTGATGAAAACAAAATAAAAAGTATTTGGGTTCTTGGTGATTTAAATACATTAGTAAAACAATTAAAGGCATAA
- the rimK gene encoding 30S ribosomal protein S6--L-glutamate ligase gives MRVYILSRNPSLYSTKRLVEAGKAKNWDIRVIDFLKCSIEIMKGELKINYQGVELPVPDAIIPRIGASRTFYGTAMVRHFEMMDVFTVTGSLAIKRSRDKLRSLQILSKNGVDMPKTVFASNMSSSKDVIALSGGAPLVLKILEGTQGVGVVLVDSEKAAKSVLDAFYGMDVNLLVQEYIEEAGGADIRAFIVDGQVVGAMKRQGAEGDFRSNLHQGGSAVAHKLTRKEKSTALAAAKAMGLGVCGVDMIPSKRGPLVMEVNSSPGLEGIETSTKLDIAGEIMNYIERNVTPNEPIKRKIKKDRIGA, from the coding sequence ATGAGAGTTTATATTTTATCTAGGAACCCATCTTTATACTCTACAAAAAGACTAGTTGAAGCAGGAAAAGCAAAAAACTGGGATATTCGAGTAATTGATTTTTTAAAATGTAGTATTGAGATAATGAAAGGTGAGTTAAAAATAAACTACCAAGGAGTTGAACTTCCAGTTCCTGATGCTATTATTCCAAGAATTGGTGCAAGTAGAACTTTTTATGGGACTGCTATGGTTAGACACTTTGAGATGATGGATGTATTTACTGTAACAGGAAGTTTAGCTATTAAAAGAAGTAGAGATAAACTAAGAAGCTTACAAATACTTTCAAAAAATGGCGTAGATATGCCTAAAACAGTATTTGCTTCAAATATGTCAAGCTCAAAAGATGTTATTGCTTTAAGTGGTGGAGCACCTTTAGTTTTAAAAATTTTAGAAGGAACACAAGGTGTTGGTGTTGTTTTAGTTGATAGTGAAAAAGCAGCTAAGTCAGTTCTTGATGCTTTTTATGGAATGGATGTAAACTTACTTGTTCAAGAATATATTGAAGAAGCAGGTGGGGCTGATATTAGAGCTTTTATTGTAGATGGACAAGTTGTAGGAGCTATGAAAAGACAAGGTGCTGAGGGTGATTTTAGGTCAAACCTACACCAAGGTGGCTCTGCTGTTGCACATAAACTTACAAGAAAAGAAAAATCAACAGCTCTTGCTGCTGCTAAAGCTATGGGACTTGGAGTTTGTGGAGTGGATATGATTCCTTCAAAAAGAGGTCCTTTAGTAATGGAGGTAAACTCATCTCCTGGTTTAGAAGGAATTGAAACAAGTACTAAACTAGATATTGCAGGGGAAATTATGAATTATATTGAAAGAAATGTAACTCCAAATGAACCAATAAAAAGAAAAATTAAAAAAGATAGAATAGGAGCTTAG
- a CDS encoding peptidase M42, protein MENFYDILKQLIRIPSVVGAEHSFFVYLKRELEEMNIKVQYYDGILVAIGDEPTSGYISAHADRHGLVCTGHNEFQYAAFIAKNQADLKGNSNSEQMLKNFEMRFVNQKVQAYEPWSGSYLGLGVIEDAFLCERRNNIIFKVKDLEHLLPGTPIAFLDKLTIDNDLVSAQIDNVLSIAMILHLYSLGYKGTAFFTASEEAGKSWRFLLEYFKRFDISTKELLVLDTSPYKNIEDLNHLDIVLRNRDENAYFRSPLKSKIKKIALKKKMKYHYKDEYMKNIMNQTGVKTSLGVTELGRIIKASKGSIQGTTLQVPTIGYHTVEETTSKASIDSMMTILKELYL, encoded by the coding sequence ATGGAAAATTTTTATGATATTTTAAAGCAATTAATTCGTATTCCAAGTGTTGTTGGAGCGGAGCACTCATTCTTTGTTTATTTAAAAAGAGAACTAGAAGAGATGAACATAAAAGTGCAGTATTACGATGGTATTTTAGTTGCAATTGGTGATGAGCCAACTAGTGGCTATATCTCTGCTCATGCTGATAGACATGGGCTTGTTTGTACTGGTCACAATGAGTTTCAGTATGCTGCTTTTATTGCAAAAAACCAAGCAGATTTAAAAGGAAATTCAAACTCAGAACAGATGCTAAAAAACTTTGAAATGAGATTTGTAAATCAAAAAGTTCAAGCTTATGAACCTTGGTCTGGTTCTTATTTAGGTTTAGGTGTAATTGAAGATGCTTTTTTATGTGAAAGAAGAAACAATATTATTTTTAAAGTAAAAGATTTAGAACATCTTTTACCTGGAACACCAATAGCATTTTTAGATAAATTAACAATAGATAATGATTTGGTTTCTGCACAAATTGACAATGTTTTAAGTATTGCGATGATTTTACATCTTTATTCTCTTGGCTATAAAGGTACCGCATTTTTTACAGCTTCTGAGGAAGCAGGTAAGAGTTGGAGGTTTTTATTAGAGTATTTTAAAAGATTTGATATTTCTACAAAAGAACTATTAGTTTTAGATACAAGTCCTTATAAAAATATTGAGGATTTAAACCATCTAGATATAGTCTTAAGAAACAGAGATGAAAACGCATATTTTAGATCACCTCTAAAAAGTAAAATAAAAAAAATAGCATTAAAAAAGAAAATGAAGTATCACTATAAAGATGAGTATATGAAAAATATTATGAATCAAACAGGTGTTAAAACTTCTTTAGGGGTAACAGAACTTGGAAGAATTATAAAAGCAAGTAAAGGCTCAATTCAAGGAACAACTCTGCAAGTTCCAACTATTGGTTATCATACAGTAGAAGAGACAACTTCAAAAGCTTCAATTGATAGTATGATGACTATTTTAAAAGAGTTATATTTATAG